One stretch of Rhinolophus ferrumequinum isolate MPI-CBG mRhiFer1 chromosome 27, mRhiFer1_v1.p, whole genome shotgun sequence DNA includes these proteins:
- the RHOU gene encoding rho-related GTP-binding protein RhoU produces MPPQQGDPAFPDRCEAPPVPPRRERGGHGGRGPGAPGGRGRGVKCVLVGDGAVGKTSLVVSYTTNGYPTEYIPTAFDNFSAVVSVDGRPVRLQLCDTAGQDEFDRLRPLCYTNTDIFLMCFSVVSPSSFQNVTEKWMPEIRCHCPKAPIILVGTQSDLREDVKVLIELDKCREKPVPEEAARLCAEEIKAACYVECSALTQKNLKEVFDAAIVAAIQYSDGQQQPKKSKSRTPDKMKTLSKSWWRKYCCFV; encoded by the exons ATGCCCCCACAGCAGGGGGACCCCGCATTCCCCGACCGCTGCGAGGCGCCGCCAGTGCCGCCGCGCCGGGAGCGCGGGGGACATGGGGGACGCGGGCCCGGGGCTCCCGGGGGCCGGGGGCGCGGCGTCAAGTGCGTGCTGGTTGGTGACGGCGCCGTGGGCAAGACCAGCCTGGTGGTGAGCTACACCACCAACGGCTACCCCACCGAGTACATCCCCACCGCCTTCGACAACTTCTCGG CGGTGGTGTCGGTGGATGGGCGGCCAGTGAGACTCCAGCTCTGTGACACTGCGGGACAG GACGAGTTTGACAGGCTGAGGCCCCTCTGCTACACCAACACGGATATCTTCCTGATGTGCTTCAGCGTGGTCAGCCCTTCCTCCTTCCAGAACGTCACTGAGAAATGGATGCCAGAGATCCGATGCCACTGCCCCAAAGCCCCCATCATCCTGGTGGGAACTCAGTCGGATCTCCGAGAAGACGTGAAAGTCCTCATTGAGCTGGACAAATGCAGAGAGAAGCCGGTGCCCGAGGAAGCAGCGAGGCTGTGTGCCGAGGAGATCAAAGCCGCCTGCTACGTGGAGTGCTCAGCCCTGACGCAGAAGAACCTCAAGGAGGTCTTCGACGCGGCCATCGTCGCCGCCATCCAGTACTCGGATGGTCAGCAGCAGCCAAAGAAGTCCAAAAGCAGGACTCCGGACAAGATGAAGACCCTGTCCAAGTCCTGGTGGAGGAAGTACTGCTGTTTCGTGTGA